The following coding sequences are from one Ignavibacteriales bacterium window:
- a CDS encoding glycosyltransferase family 2 protein codes for MYKAWNRAIRIAKGKYITNANTDDLLRRDALEILAENLKVITVLA; via the coding sequence ATTTACAAAGCCTGGAACAGAGCAATTAGAATTGCAAAAGGTAAGTATATAACAAATGCGAATACTGATGATTTGCTTAGAAGAGATGCTTTGGAAATCTTAGCAGAAAATTTGAAAGTCATAACAGTGTTGGCTTAG
- a CDS encoding glycosyltransferase, producing MIKNPYISIIVSTYNSEKFIERKLLDLLQQSIIDKIEIIVVNSGSKQNEESIILNYCKLYNNIHYITTEKERQFTKPGTEQLELQKVSI from the coding sequence ATGATAAAGAATCCTTATATCTCAATAATAGTCTCTACTTATAATTCTGAAAAGTTTATTGAAAGAAAATTATTAGACTTGTTACAGCAGAGTATTATTGATAAAATTGAAATTATTGTTGTAAACAGCGGCTCCAAGCAAAATGAGGAAAGCATCATACTGAACTACTGCAAATTATATAACAACATACACTACATTACAACAGAAAAAGAGAGACAATTTACAAAGCCTGGAACAGAGCAATTAGAATTGCAAAAGGTAAGTATATAA